One window of the Pseudofrankia sp. DC12 genome contains the following:
- a CDS encoding SDR family NAD(P)-dependent oxidoreductase — translation MAGRTVVVTGASAGLGAEAVRQLAGLGARIIALGRSPLKTAAVAAETGATPVVADFARLADVRCAAAEVAALCPRIDVLVNNAGGLFPHRVVTEDGNELTFQVNHLAPFLLTSLLLPRLRDTPGSRVIVTSSFMNLEGRIDLAGLEADPGCVDRRYRPFVSYSTSKLANILFVKELARRGYPDGPTATAVHPGVVLSSFGRDSWFVRTFYRRPLKVFGARSSASGALPLVELATRADPQALNGTFRMRFHQGERFFTARQANDPGLARGLWDYSLERVGLPA, via the coding sequence ATGGCCGGGCGCACCGTGGTCGTCACCGGCGCGAGCGCCGGTCTCGGCGCTGAGGCGGTGCGGCAGCTGGCCGGTCTCGGGGCTCGGATCATCGCTCTCGGCCGGTCGCCGCTGAAGACGGCCGCGGTCGCCGCCGAGACCGGCGCGACCCCGGTCGTCGCCGACTTCGCCCGGCTCGCGGACGTCCGCTGCGCCGCCGCCGAGGTGGCCGCGCTGTGCCCGCGGATCGACGTGCTGGTCAACAACGCCGGCGGCCTGTTCCCGCACCGCGTGGTGACCGAGGACGGCAACGAGCTGACGTTCCAGGTGAACCATCTCGCTCCGTTCCTGCTCACAAGCCTGCTGCTGCCCCGGCTGCGCGACACCCCCGGCTCCCGGGTGATCGTGACCAGCAGCTTCATGAACCTTGAGGGCCGCATCGACCTCGCCGGCCTGGAGGCCGACCCCGGCTGCGTGGACCGGCGCTATCGTCCCTTCGTCTCGTATTCGACGAGCAAGCTGGCGAACATCCTGTTCGTCAAGGAACTCGCCCGCCGGGGGTATCCGGACGGACCGACAGCGACCGCGGTGCACCCGGGAGTAGTGCTGAGCAGCTTCGGCCGGGACAGCTGGTTCGTGCGGACGTTCTACCGCCGGCCGTTGAAGGTCTTCGGCGCCAGGTCCTCGGCCAGCGGTGCGCTGCCGCTGGTCGAGCTGGCGACGCGCGCCGACCCGCAGGCCCTCAACGGCACCTTCCGGATGCGGTTCCACCAGGGCGAGCGGTTCTTCACCGCCCGTCAGGCCAACGACCCCGGGCTGGCCCGCGGGCTTTGGGACTACTCGCTGGAGCGGGTCGGCCTGCCGGCCTGA
- a CDS encoding 5'-3' exonuclease encodes MLVDTPSLYFRAFYGVPRSVTAPDGMPVNAVRGLLDVLARQIADLRPAHLVCCFDGDWRPAFRVELVASYKAHRVADVVDRAAVPPSVPVSAAPPPETAGAKPAGGGAVAVEEVPDELTPQLPVIDAMLDAFGICRVEAAGFEADDVIGTLATRFPRGDDAGWGARDHDEPAAAGGPLAGPVEILTGDRDLFQLVRDDVPVRVRYSVEKFAVIDETAVSARYGVPGRAYGDFATLRGDPSDGLPGVAGIGAKTAAALLTRFGSLTAAVAALDAGQTDGFPAGARRRLEAARDYLDRAETVVRVVPDVPLPALSTRLPAAPAHPGEVLALAERFGLAGAATRLTRALTAAAARPA; translated from the coding sequence ATGCTGGTGGACACGCCGTCGCTGTATTTCCGGGCGTTCTACGGGGTGCCGAGGTCGGTGACGGCGCCGGACGGGATGCCGGTGAACGCCGTGCGCGGCCTGCTGGACGTGCTTGCCCGCCAGATCGCCGACCTGCGGCCGGCCCACCTGGTGTGCTGCTTCGACGGGGACTGGCGGCCGGCGTTCCGCGTCGAGCTGGTGGCGTCGTACAAGGCCCACCGGGTCGCCGACGTGGTCGACCGGGCGGCGGTACCGCCGTCCGTCCCGGTCTCGGCGGCGCCGCCACCCGAGACCGCTGGCGCGAAGCCCGCGGGCGGGGGCGCGGTGGCGGTCGAGGAGGTCCCGGACGAGCTGACGCCGCAGCTGCCGGTGATCGACGCGATGCTGGACGCGTTCGGGATCTGCCGCGTGGAGGCGGCCGGGTTCGAGGCCGACGACGTGATCGGCACGCTGGCGACCCGGTTCCCGCGCGGCGACGACGCCGGCTGGGGGGCCCGCGACCACGACGAGCCGGCCGCGGCCGGCGGGCCGCTGGCCGGGCCGGTGGAGATCCTGACCGGTGACCGGGACCTGTTCCAGCTGGTCCGCGACGACGTGCCGGTCCGGGTGCGGTACTCGGTGGAGAAGTTCGCGGTCATCGACGAGACGGCGGTCAGCGCCCGCTACGGCGTGCCCGGGCGGGCCTACGGCGACTTCGCGACGCTGCGCGGTGACCCGTCCGACGGGCTGCCTGGGGTGGCGGGCATCGGGGCGAAGACGGCGGCGGCGCTGCTGACCCGGTTCGGGTCGCTGACCGCCGCTGTCGCCGCGCTCGACGCCGGGCAGACCGACGGCTTCCCGGCCGGCGCGCGGCGCCGGCTGGAGGCGGCCCGGGACTACCTGGACCGGGCCGAGACGGTCGTGCGGGTGGTCCCCGACGTCCCGCTGCCGGCGCTGTCGACCCGGCTGCCCGCCGCCCCCGCGCACCCCGGCGAGGTGCTCGCCCTGGCGGAGAGGTTCGGCCTCGCCGGGGCCGCGACCCGGCTGACCCGCGCCCTGACGGCGGCGGCTGCCCGCCCGGCCTGA
- a CDS encoding TIR domain-containing protein, translating to MSFVEADRGWADWLVWQLQDAGVRAVAEPPLPAGADAAPALARAAGHAEHVLVVLSDDYLAAAGTAADRLDDAAAGRLVAVRVADCRRPGRFSRVVSFDLFGLERPVAREWLRRQLAVLRAGPAGQPAAAPAPAPVPAVAVAVPATADEDGVAVLAELAGFPSAVRAVVIPATGGVLATGAQDGKIRLFDLANPARPTTMVEIEYGARYSQEWVRALATSADGTRLAVVGDAMQVAVWDLTDPAAPELVFSERGHKHYIRAVALSPDAAVVATGGQDKAVALWNARRSGRQSVLAVLTEHRKGVRAVAFSPDGRRLASGGDDRTVILWDVADPEHPTRTATIAAHRDTVCALRFATPTLVVTAGSDRAARLWDVTSPAHPEPVAELTGHRKAVTALAVTADATRLATGAADGTVALWDIASPGQPRRLAALSSGYGAVHDLAFSRNGALLAAACAGKTTVLWSIGNRLASTAS from the coding sequence GTGTCGTTCGTCGAGGCCGACCGCGGCTGGGCCGACTGGCTCGTCTGGCAGCTGCAGGACGCGGGCGTCCGGGCGGTCGCCGAGCCGCCGCTGCCCGCGGGTGCGGACGCCGCGCCGGCGCTGGCCAGGGCGGCCGGCCATGCCGAGCACGTGCTGGTGGTGCTGTCGGACGACTACCTGGCCGCGGCCGGCACCGCCGCGGACAGGCTGGATGACGCGGCGGCGGGACGGCTGGTCGCGGTCCGGGTCGCGGACTGCCGCCGGCCCGGCCGGTTCAGCCGGGTCGTGTCGTTCGACCTGTTCGGCCTGGAGCGGCCGGTCGCCCGGGAGTGGCTGCGCCGCCAGCTCGCCGTGCTGCGCGCCGGGCCGGCCGGCCAGCCGGCGGCCGCCCCGGCCCCGGCGCCTGTTCCGGCGGTGGCCGTCGCCGTCCCCGCGACGGCCGACGAGGACGGGGTCGCGGTCCTCGCCGAGCTGGCCGGGTTCCCGTCCGCGGTGCGCGCGGTGGTGATCCCGGCGACCGGCGGGGTGCTCGCCACTGGCGCGCAGGACGGCAAGATCCGCCTGTTCGACCTGGCGAACCCGGCCCGCCCGACGACGATGGTCGAGATCGAGTACGGGGCCCGGTACAGCCAGGAGTGGGTCCGAGCCCTCGCGACGAGCGCGGACGGCACCCGCCTGGCCGTCGTCGGCGACGCGATGCAGGTCGCGGTGTGGGACCTCACCGACCCGGCGGCGCCCGAGCTGGTGTTCAGCGAACGCGGCCACAAGCACTACATCCGGGCGGTGGCACTCAGCCCTGACGCGGCCGTCGTCGCCACCGGCGGGCAGGACAAGGCCGTCGCGCTGTGGAACGCGCGCCGCTCCGGCCGCCAGAGTGTGCTCGCGGTGCTGACCGAGCACCGCAAGGGCGTCCGGGCGGTGGCGTTCAGCCCGGATGGCCGGCGGCTGGCCTCCGGCGGCGACGACAGGACCGTGATCCTCTGGGATGTCGCCGATCCCGAGCACCCGACCCGCACCGCGACGATCGCCGCGCACCGCGACACCGTCTGCGCGCTCCGGTTCGCGACCCCGACGCTGGTGGTGACCGCCGGCAGCGACCGGGCCGCCCGGCTGTGGGACGTCACGAGCCCTGCCCACCCGGAGCCGGTCGCCGAGCTGACCGGCCACCGCAAGGCGGTGACGGCGCTGGCGGTCACCGCCGACGCCACCCGGCTCGCGACCGGGGCCGCCGACGGCACGGTCGCGCTGTGGGACATCGCCTCCCCCGGCCAGCCACGCCGGCTCGCGGCGCTGTCCAGCGGGTACGGCGCGGTCCACGACCTGGCGTTCTCCCGCAACGGGGCGCTGCTGGCCGCGGCGTGCGCCGGCAAGACCACCGTCCTGTGGAGTATCGGCAACCGGCTCGCCTCGACCGCCAGCTGA
- a CDS encoding HAD-IB family hydrolase: MGLRERLAGRRVFLTGVTGFVGEALLERLLSDFPDTRVVALVRPRGGQDGVARLRRQLRKPAFAALRMTLGDGAVDQLAARVEVLAGDLASMPDLPSDIDLVIHCAGEVSFDPPVDEGFATNLGGLQELLRAARAGGAAPHIVHVSTAYVAGLRSGHIAEGRLAHDVDWAAEQASAARARQAAEDASRTPERSAAFLAEAQAKHLRAGAQSVSRDAEDRRRQWVRDRLVRAGAERAQVLGWTDCYTFTKALGERFLEDLHGDLPLTIVRPSIIESALARPFPGWIEGFKMAEPLILAYGRGEFPDFPASPDAVVDIIPVDLVVNAILAAAAETPAAETPAYYTVCSGFRNPLLFRELFEHVRAYFRAFPLPKRGRGEIAVPDWPFAGARAAEAKLRNGERAASIAGRLLEHAPRSERVRQWAGGFDRFEARVGFLRRYSDIYRAYTKAELVYVDDATKALHDALSEADKELFGFDPACYDWTHYLEEVHFPAVTAVLRRPRDPAPAKRAGVHLAANPAALAVFDLDGTLVTSTVIESYLWLRLADEAPAGRARELAGLAARLPSYLRAERTDRGHLIRSVYGRYEGADPVELARIIDEVAGDILLRRVKPAAIRRVRAHRDAGHRTVLLTGSVDFLVRPLAPLFDEVVASRLTVGADGRFTGKLAASPLVGDARAAFLDHYAGRVGADLSASWAYGDSQSDIPMLRAVGNPVAVNPDLALFRLAKATGWAIEEWPSTPGEPRAVAPSLRERGLFHTARTAAAETLAATAAATRAATAAVVTGTGGAR, from the coding sequence GTGGGGCTGCGGGAGCGGCTCGCGGGCAGGCGCGTATTCCTGACCGGGGTGACGGGGTTCGTCGGTGAGGCGCTGCTGGAGCGCCTGCTGTCGGACTTCCCGGACACCCGGGTCGTCGCGCTGGTGCGTCCCCGCGGCGGGCAGGACGGAGTGGCGCGGCTGCGCCGCCAGTTGCGCAAGCCCGCGTTCGCGGCGCTGCGCATGACGCTCGGCGACGGCGCGGTGGACCAGCTCGCGGCGCGGGTCGAGGTGCTCGCTGGTGACCTGGCGTCGATGCCGGACCTGCCGTCCGATATCGACCTGGTGATCCACTGTGCGGGTGAGGTGTCGTTCGACCCGCCGGTCGACGAGGGGTTCGCGACGAACCTGGGCGGCCTGCAGGAACTGCTGCGCGCGGCGCGGGCGGGCGGCGCGGCGCCGCACATCGTGCACGTCTCGACGGCCTACGTGGCGGGCCTGCGCTCGGGGCACATCGCCGAGGGCAGGCTGGCGCACGACGTCGACTGGGCCGCCGAGCAGGCGTCGGCGGCGCGGGCCCGGCAGGCCGCCGAGGACGCGTCGCGCACTCCGGAGCGCTCGGCGGCGTTCCTCGCCGAGGCGCAGGCGAAGCATCTGCGGGCCGGCGCGCAGTCGGTGTCCCGGGACGCCGAGGACCGCCGCCGCCAGTGGGTCCGTGACCGGCTGGTGCGGGCCGGGGCCGAGCGGGCGCAGGTGCTGGGCTGGACGGACTGCTACACGTTCACGAAGGCGCTCGGCGAGCGGTTCCTGGAGGACTTGCACGGCGACCTGCCTTTGACGATCGTCCGGCCGTCGATCATCGAGTCGGCGCTGGCGCGGCCCTTCCCGGGCTGGATCGAGGGCTTCAAGATGGCGGAGCCGCTGATCCTGGCGTACGGCCGCGGCGAGTTCCCCGACTTCCCCGCCTCACCGGACGCGGTCGTCGACATCATCCCGGTGGACCTCGTCGTCAACGCGATCCTCGCCGCGGCCGCGGAGACTCCCGCCGCGGAGACACCGGCCTACTACACGGTCTGCTCGGGGTTCCGTAACCCGCTGCTGTTCCGCGAGCTGTTCGAGCACGTCCGGGCGTACTTCCGCGCCTTCCCGCTGCCGAAGCGGGGCCGCGGGGAGATCGCGGTGCCGGACTGGCCGTTCGCCGGGGCGCGTGCCGCCGAGGCGAAGCTGCGCAACGGCGAGCGGGCCGCGTCGATCGCCGGCCGGCTGCTGGAGCACGCGCCCCGGTCGGAGCGGGTCCGCCAGTGGGCCGGCGGCTTCGACCGGTTCGAGGCCCGCGTCGGGTTCCTGCGCCGCTACTCGGACATCTACCGGGCGTACACGAAGGCCGAGCTTGTCTACGTCGACGACGCGACGAAGGCGCTGCACGACGCCCTCTCGGAGGCGGACAAGGAACTGTTCGGCTTCGACCCGGCCTGCTACGACTGGACGCACTACCTCGAAGAGGTCCACTTCCCGGCGGTCACGGCGGTTCTGCGCCGGCCACGGGACCCAGCGCCGGCGAAGCGTGCCGGGGTGCACCTGGCGGCGAACCCGGCGGCGCTCGCGGTCTTCGACCTGGACGGCACGCTGGTCACCTCGACGGTCATCGAGTCCTACCTGTGGCTGCGGCTCGCCGACGAGGCGCCGGCCGGGCGGGCGCGGGAGCTCGCCGGCCTGGCGGCGAGGCTGCCGAGCTACCTGCGGGCCGAACGCACCGACCGGGGGCATCTGATCCGCTCGGTGTACGGCCGGTATGAGGGCGCCGACCCGGTGGAGCTGGCGCGGATCATCGACGAGGTGGCGGGGGACATCCTGCTGCGGCGGGTCAAGCCGGCCGCGATCCGCCGGGTGCGGGCGCACCGCGACGCCGGCCACCGCACGGTGCTGCTGACCGGGTCGGTCGACTTCCTGGTCCGGCCGCTGGCGCCACTGTTCGACGAGGTCGTCGCGTCCAGGCTGACCGTCGGCGCGGACGGCCGGTTCACCGGGAAGCTCGCCGCGTCGCCGCTGGTCGGCGACGCCCGGGCGGCGTTCCTGGACCACTACGCCGGCCGGGTCGGCGCGGACCTGTCCGCGTCGTGGGCGTACGGCGACTCGCAGTCGGACATCCCGATGCTGCGCGCGGTCGGCAACCCGGTGGCGGTCAACCCGGACCTGGCGTTGTTCCGCCTCGCGAAGGCGACCGGCTGGGCGATCGAGGAGTGGCCGTCGACGCCGGGCGAGCCGCGGGCGGTGGCACCGTCGCTGCGGGAGCGGGGGCTGTTCCACACGGCCCGCACCGCCGCGGCCGAGACGCTCGCGGCGACAGCGGCTGCAACTCGCGCGGCGACAGCGGCCGTGGTCACGGGCACGGGAGGTGCGCGGTGA
- a CDS encoding lysophospholipid acyltransferase family protein, with amino-acid sequence MSAVSGKSGRALRVGSAAPARRRPGLGLGQVARGFRWTGRPLVPASAQQFRPPVAGREFPTAWARGPVARAARGAFLGGIMDPLLHSQLTWRVEGAEVFAGLGEPALIVANHASHLDATVLLCALPAAVRERTVVTAAADYFFESTWRGLSTALAFGTVPIDRRGGAPSTTPVDLLREGWNLVIFPEGTRSPDGARGKFKLGAAFLALNAGAPVVPVGLRGTFAAMPRGRSWPVPGRPEVSVRFGRPLRPGAGDDVRGFTARLVGEVDRLVAEGETSWWSSLPRPDGPTVSARAARPAPGGGEPARWRKMWAATEPPASSRPRSPWS; translated from the coding sequence GTGAGCGCCGTGTCGGGCAAGTCGGGCCGGGCGCTGCGGGTCGGCTCGGCGGCGCCGGCACGCCGCCGCCCGGGCCTCGGCCTGGGCCAGGTCGCGCGCGGGTTCCGCTGGACGGGGCGACCGCTGGTCCCCGCGTCGGCGCAGCAGTTCCGCCCGCCGGTCGCCGGCCGGGAGTTCCCGACGGCGTGGGCCCGTGGCCCGGTCGCGCGGGCGGCCCGGGGGGCGTTCCTCGGCGGGATCATGGACCCGCTGCTGCACTCCCAGCTGACCTGGCGGGTCGAGGGCGCCGAGGTGTTCGCCGGCCTCGGCGAACCGGCGCTGATCGTCGCCAACCACGCCTCGCACCTGGACGCGACGGTGCTGCTGTGCGCGCTGCCTGCCGCGGTGCGGGAACGCACGGTGGTGACGGCCGCGGCCGACTACTTCTTCGAGTCGACCTGGCGGGGCCTGTCGACGGCGCTCGCGTTCGGGACGGTGCCGATCGACCGGCGCGGCGGCGCGCCGTCGACGACACCGGTCGACCTGCTGCGCGAGGGCTGGAACCTGGTGATCTTCCCGGAGGGCACCCGGTCCCCCGACGGGGCGCGAGGGAAGTTCAAGCTCGGCGCCGCGTTCCTCGCGCTCAACGCCGGGGCCCCGGTAGTGCCTGTCGGCCTGCGGGGCACCTTCGCGGCGATGCCGCGCGGCCGGTCCTGGCCGGTGCCGGGCCGCCCGGAGGTGTCCGTCCGGTTCGGCCGCCCGCTGCGTCCCGGCGCCGGCGACGACGTGCGCGGGTTCACCGCCCGGCTCGTCGGCGAGGTCGACCGGCTGGTCGCCGAGGGCGAGACGTCGTGGTGGTCGTCGCTGCCGCGCCCGGACGGCCCGACGGTGTCGGCGCGGGCGGCGCGCCCGGCGCCCGGTGGCGGTGAGCCGGCCCGTTGGCGCAAGATGTGGGCCGCGACCGAGCCGCCCGCGTCCAGCCGCCCCCGATCCCCCTGGTCCTAG
- a CDS encoding MarR family winged helix-turn-helix transcriptional regulator encodes MTPKPDDAPDLALGACPDAGEPDWRATGDERYSATWPTRLSRLATWLVNRTAAHSHRLTAEGFASTGGRRHHYALLASLAEFGASSQASLGRRCGFDRSDVAAMVNELATAGYVERTEDPADRRRNIIAITDAGQARLAEFDVIAEAMQDRLLAPLSPAERAELVRLLTRVLDHHAAGHGHAAEQITRWT; translated from the coding sequence GTGACACCGAAGCCAGACGACGCGCCGGATCTCGCGCTCGGGGCCTGCCCCGACGCGGGCGAACCCGACTGGCGGGCGACAGGCGACGAGCGCTACTCGGCGACGTGGCCGACCCGGCTGAGCCGGCTGGCCACCTGGCTGGTGAACAGGACAGCGGCTCACTCCCACCGGCTGACCGCGGAGGGTTTCGCGAGCACCGGCGGGCGCCGCCACCACTACGCGCTGCTGGCCTCGCTCGCCGAGTTCGGCGCGTCCAGCCAGGCGAGCCTCGGCCGGCGGTGCGGCTTCGACCGCAGCGACGTCGCCGCCATGGTCAACGAGCTCGCGACGGCCGGCTACGTCGAGCGCACCGAGGACCCGGCTGACCGCCGCCGCAACATCATCGCGATCACCGACGCGGGCCAGGCCCGGCTGGCGGAGTTCGACGTGATCGCCGAGGCGATGCAGGACAGGCTGCTCGCACCGCTGTCACCGGCCGAGCGGGCCGAACTCGTCCGGCTTCTCACCCGCGTGCTCGACCACCACGCCGCCGGCCACGGCCACGCCGCCGAACAGATCACCCGCTGGACGTGA
- the crcB gene encoding fluoride efflux transporter CrcB yields the protein MSDTVRPMAVPAAGAVAVRGSRARAQPALLGVIAVGGLIGACLRYGAALAWPTSPGGFPATTLAVNTVGCAAMGALMALITAAPSTHPLVRPLLGTGVLGGFTTFSTYALDGQRLRDAGRAGIALAYVAGTVAAALAAVAVGQVATRLGLRALRRLVAAVGRV from the coding sequence GTGAGCGACACGGTACGGCCGATGGCCGTGCCCGCGGCAGGCGCGGTGGCGGTCCGCGGGTCTCGGGCGCGGGCCCAGCCGGCGCTGCTCGGCGTGATCGCGGTAGGTGGGTTGATCGGCGCCTGCCTGCGCTACGGCGCCGCCCTGGCCTGGCCGACCTCTCCGGGCGGGTTCCCGGCCACGACCCTGGCGGTCAACACCGTCGGCTGCGCGGCGATGGGCGCGCTGATGGCCCTGATCACCGCCGCTCCGTCGACGCACCCGCTGGTCAGGCCGTTGCTCGGGACCGGGGTGCTCGGCGGGTTCACCACGTTCTCCACCTACGCCCTCGACGGGCAGCGTCTGCGCGACGCCGGCCGGGCCGGCATCGCGCTGGCCTACGTCGCCGGGACGGTCGCCGCGGCGCTCGCCGCCGTCGCTGTCGGCCAGGTCGCGACCCGGCTGGGCCTGCGGGCCCTGCGACGGCTGGTCGCCGCGGTCGGGAGAGTGTGA
- a CDS encoding lactate racemase domain-containing protein encodes MAVRPGFVLEVDERTPPLLVHQGEGLLLEQFPLGTRVVYPPEPLPGLPDVDAAIVDALEHPQGSEPLRELMFPGMKLTIAFDDLSIPLPRMRRPDIRQRVIEQVLTVAAEQGVDDVQLIVATALHRRMTAAEIEYVVGERVFRSFWPDNLYNHDAEDKDNLTHVGLTDLGEDVEVNRRAAESDLLVYVNVNLVAMDGGHKSAAIGLASYNSLRHHHNSHTMLHSTSFMDSTRSAMHSSAWRMGRLLNEHVKVFNIETTLNNQAFPEKYGFLTKREWEWSRKDQAMAYGTAAALPKLPSRQRHKFFQGIVADYQVTGVHAGETEAVHEKTLEAVHRQQLVEVEGQSDVLVVGLPFLGPYNVDSVMNPILATCMGLGYFFNMYRGKPLVRHKGAMILYHPVTPEFTQLHHPSYVDFYEEVLAVSTDPATIEAKFEKQYATDPWYVHLYRTSHAYHGVHPFYMWYWATHGMDHLGDVVWVGGDRKACARMGFRAASTFADALEMVSGSVGRHPSITYLHSPPHAIADVR; translated from the coding sequence GTGGCTGTGAGACCGGGGTTCGTGCTCGAGGTCGACGAGCGGACTCCCCCGCTGCTGGTGCACCAGGGTGAGGGCCTTCTGCTGGAGCAGTTCCCGCTGGGGACGCGGGTCGTCTACCCGCCGGAGCCGCTGCCCGGGCTGCCGGACGTCGACGCGGCGATCGTCGACGCGCTGGAGCACCCGCAGGGCAGCGAGCCGCTGCGGGAGCTGATGTTCCCCGGGATGAAGCTGACGATCGCGTTCGACGACCTGTCGATCCCGCTGCCCCGGATGCGCCGGCCGGACATCCGCCAGCGGGTCATCGAGCAGGTGCTGACCGTCGCCGCCGAGCAGGGCGTCGACGACGTCCAGCTGATCGTCGCGACGGCGCTGCACCGGCGGATGACCGCTGCGGAGATCGAGTACGTCGTCGGGGAGCGGGTGTTCCGGTCGTTCTGGCCCGACAACCTGTACAACCACGACGCGGAGGACAAGGACAACCTCACCCACGTCGGGCTGACCGACCTAGGCGAGGACGTCGAGGTCAACAGGCGGGCCGCCGAGTCGGACCTGCTCGTCTACGTGAACGTCAACCTGGTCGCGATGGACGGCGGGCACAAGTCGGCCGCGATCGGCCTGGCGTCGTACAACTCGCTGCGCCACCACCACAACAGCCACACGATGCTGCACTCGACGTCGTTCATGGACAGCACCCGCTCGGCGATGCACTCGTCGGCGTGGCGGATGGGCCGGCTGCTCAACGAGCACGTCAAGGTGTTCAACATCGAGACGACGCTGAACAACCAGGCGTTCCCGGAGAAGTACGGGTTCCTGACGAAGCGCGAGTGGGAGTGGTCGCGCAAGGACCAGGCGATGGCCTATGGCACGGCGGCGGCGCTGCCGAAGCTGCCGAGCCGCCAGCGGCACAAGTTCTTCCAGGGCATCGTCGCCGACTACCAGGTCACCGGTGTCCACGCCGGTGAGACCGAGGCGGTGCACGAGAAGACCCTGGAGGCGGTGCACCGCCAGCAGCTCGTCGAGGTCGAGGGCCAGTCCGACGTCCTCGTCGTCGGCCTGCCGTTCCTCGGGCCGTACAACGTCGACTCGGTGATGAACCCGATCCTCGCGACCTGCATGGGCCTGGGCTACTTCTTCAACATGTACCGGGGCAAGCCGCTGGTCCGCCACAAGGGCGCGATGATCCTCTACCACCCGGTGACCCCCGAGTTCACCCAGCTGCACCACCCGTCGTACGTCGACTTCTACGAGGAGGTCCTCGCCGTCTCGACCGACCCGGCGACGATCGAGGCGAAGTTCGAGAAGCAGTACGCGACGGACCCCTGGTACGTCCACCTGTACCGGACCTCGCACGCCTACCACGGGGTGCACCCGTTCTACATGTGGTACTGGGCGACGCACGGCATGGACCATCTCGGTGACGTCGTCTGGGTCGGCGGTGACCGCAAGGCGTGCGCCCGGATGGGGTTCCGCGCCGCGTCGACGTTCGCGGACGCGCTGGAGATGGTGTCCGGCTCCGTCGGGCGGCACCCGTCGATCACCTACCTGCACTCGCCGCCGCACGCCATCGCGGACGTGCGGTGA
- a CDS encoding alcohol dehydrogenase catalytic domain-containing protein, producing the protein MSRGLELYRSMPRYAAARVLSSRVPALAGAAATAAAPLRLVDRGDPVLPGAGWVTVRPQLAGICGSDLATVTGQSSFYFSPLVSMPFTPGHEIVGVLQSDAAAADGTPLSAGSRVVLDPVLGCAARGLELCANCAAGLTSRCDRVTLGHVSPGLQTGYCKDTGGGWARAMVAHHSQLHPVPDSLPDARAVLVEPLATAVHTAGRARVAPGGRVLVIGSGAVGLFTLLALRAYTQAGHITVVAKHRRQVELAKAFGADEVLAPSDALGGVRRATRALRADPELGGSYLLGGVDITVDCAGSSSSLSTALRVTRAGGRVVLSGVPSGAVDLTPLWYRELELVGTYASSGRTAQPAAAAPAPSPSPSSSSAASLEPAGGPPAAGLDGGGAARSDFGRAFELAASAPLDGVVSAVYALGRWREALDHALSAGRLGAVKIAFDPTLTA; encoded by the coding sequence GTGAGCCGCGGGCTGGAGCTGTACCGATCGATGCCGCGATACGCGGCGGCCCGGGTGCTGTCGAGCAGGGTGCCGGCCCTGGCCGGCGCGGCCGCGACCGCGGCTGCGCCGCTGCGGCTGGTCGACCGGGGCGACCCGGTGCTGCCCGGCGCGGGCTGGGTGACGGTCCGCCCCCAGCTGGCCGGGATCTGCGGGTCGGACCTGGCGACAGTCACCGGGCAGTCGTCGTTCTACTTCTCGCCGCTGGTGTCGATGCCGTTCACTCCGGGCCACGAGATCGTCGGGGTGCTGCAGTCCGACGCGGCGGCGGCCGACGGGACACCGCTGTCGGCCGGCAGCCGGGTCGTCCTCGACCCGGTGCTCGGCTGCGCCGCCCGCGGCCTGGAGCTGTGCGCGAACTGCGCGGCGGGGCTCACGTCGCGCTGTGACCGGGTGACGCTCGGGCATGTGTCGCCGGGGCTGCAGACCGGCTACTGCAAGGACACCGGCGGCGGCTGGGCGCGGGCGATGGTCGCCCACCACAGCCAGCTGCACCCGGTGCCGGACAGCCTGCCGGACGCGCGGGCCGTGCTGGTCGAGCCGCTCGCGACGGCGGTCCACACCGCCGGGCGCGCCCGGGTCGCCCCGGGTGGCCGGGTGCTGGTGATCGGCTCCGGCGCGGTCGGCCTGTTCACGCTGCTGGCGCTGCGCGCCTACACCCAGGCTGGGCACATCACCGTCGTCGCGAAGCACCGCCGGCAGGTGGAGCTCGCGAAGGCGTTCGGCGCCGACGAGGTGCTCGCCCCCTCTGATGCCCTCGGCGGGGTGCGCCGGGCGACCCGGGCGCTGCGGGCCGACCCGGAGCTCGGCGGTTCCTACCTGCTGGGCGGGGTCGACATCACGGTGGACTGCGCCGGGTCGTCGTCGTCGCTGTCGACGGCGCTGCGGGTGACCCGCGCCGGTGGGCGGGTCGTGCTGTCCGGGGTGCCGTCGGGCGCGGTGGACCTGACCCCACTGTGGTACCGAGAGCTGGAGCTCGTCGGCACCTACGCCTCGTCGGGCCGGACCGCCCAGCCCGCCGCCGCGGCGCCGGCGCCGTCGCCGTCGCCGTCGTCGTCGTCGGCGGCGAGCCTGGAGCCGGCGGGTGGCCCGCCGGCGGCGGGCCTGGACGGCGGCGGGGCCGCGCGGTCGGACTTCGGCCGGGCGTTCGAGCTGGCCGCGTCCGCGCCGCTGGACGGAGTCGTGTCGGCGGTCTACGCGCTGGGCCGCTGGCGGGAGGCGTTGGACCATGCGCTGTCCGCCGGCCGCCTCGGCGCCGTGAAGATCGCTTTCGACCCGACGCTGACAGCATGA